A window of Heptranchias perlo isolate sHepPer1 chromosome 43, sHepPer1.hap1, whole genome shotgun sequence contains these coding sequences:
- the LOC137306424 gene encoding copper chaperone for superoxide dismutase-like isoform X2, with amino-acid sequence MSCESCVDAIRNTLTAVEGIHSVDINLSKEQVLIDTTLTSGEVQELIEGTGRRAVLKGMGPATLGDLGVAVAMLGPDSPVKGAVRFLQLSEQQCVVEGTIDGLSPGLHGLHVHEFGDLTNSCFSCGNHYNPGKNKHGGPQDANRHAGDLGNISANEVGRATFRLQADRLKVWDIIGRSLVVDAGEDDLGRGGHPLSRTTGNSGERLACGIIARSAGLFQNPKQICSCDGVTLWEERDRPIAGPGRRSTDPPVANL; translated from the exons ATGAGCTGTGAGAGCTGTGTTGATGCTATCCGAAACACCCTGACTGCAGTGGAGG ggatccactcagtggaTATTAATCTGAGCAAGGAGCAGGTTCTCATCGACACGACACTGACGTCCGGGGAAGTGCAGGAGCTGATCGAGGGCACAGGGAGACGGGCAGTGCTGAAAGGGATGGGCCCAGCAACTCTCG GGGACCTGGGCGTGGCTGTTGCGATGCTGGGCCCTGACAGCCCCGTCAAGGGCGCGGTGCGGTTCCTGCAGCTGTCGGAGCAGCAGTGCGTTGTCGAGGGGACGATCGATGGGCTGAGCCCCGGTCTGCATGGATTGCATGTGCACGAATTCGGGGATCTGACCAACTCCTGCTTCAG CTGTGGGAACCACTACAACCCAGGAAAGAACAAGCACGGTGGGCCCCAAGATGCAAATCGG CACGCCGGTGACCTGGGAAACATCAGCGCAAACGAGGTCGGGCGGGCCACCTTCCGATTGCAGGCCGACCGATTGAAG GTCTGGGATATCATCGGCCGATCATTGGTGGTCGACGCTGGCGAGGACGACTTGGGCAGAGGAGGCCACCCTCTGTCCCGAACCACGGGCAACTCCGGAGAGCG GTTGGCCTGTGGAATTATCGCTCGCTCCGCCGGACTCTTCCAGAACCCGAAACAAATCTGCTCGTGCGACGGCGTGACCCTGTGGGAGGAGCGAGACCGACCAATCGCCGGACCAGGACGGAGGTCAACTGACCCGCCTGTGGCCAACCTTTGA
- the LOC137306513 gene encoding avidin-like — MQGVLQCLALTLSFGILSGSRAELVQPLTGCWTNELGSTMWINVSNSGLVHGIYTSKVSRTGQVAKGIVTGYQQNLEQPTVGFVVKWSIGSVTVWTGQYFKAKGVQKLFTMWLLRQNVSQPEDNWAATWTGMDLFHRCPKK, encoded by the exons ATGCAGGGCGTGCTCCAGTGCCTGGCACTCACGCTGTCGTTTGGCATTCTCAGCGGCTCTCGTGCAGAACTG GTACAACCATTGACTGGCTGCTGGACAAATGAACTCGGATCAACCATGTGGATCAATGTGAGCAACTCTGGGCTCGTACATGGCATCTACACATCGAAAGTGTCAAGGACTGGACAAGTCGCGAAAGGGATTGTGACTGGATATCAACAGAACCTGGAGCAACCAACCGTTGGCTTTGTGGTGAAATGGAGCATAG gtAGTGTCACGGTCTGGACCGGGCAGTACTTTAAGGCCAAAGGTGTGCAGAAGTTGTTCACCATGTGGTTACTCCGACAAAATGTCTCGCAGCCTGAGGACAACTGGGCTGCTACCTG GACTGGCATGGACTTGTTTCATCGTTGCCCGAAGAAATGA
- the LOC137306424 gene encoding copper chaperone for superoxide dismutase-like isoform X1: MAATSSLDSSEIKLEFAVQMSCESCVDAIRNTLTAVEGIHSVDINLSKEQVLIDTTLTSGEVQELIEGTGRRAVLKGMGPATLGDLGVAVAMLGPDSPVKGAVRFLQLSEQQCVVEGTIDGLSPGLHGLHVHEFGDLTNSCFSCGNHYNPGKNKHGGPQDANRHAGDLGNISANEVGRATFRLQADRLKVWDIIGRSLVVDAGEDDLGRGGHPLSRTTGNSGERLACGIIARSAGLFQNPKQICSCDGVTLWEERDRPIAGPGRRSTDPPVANL; this comes from the exons TTGGAGTTTGCGGTGCAGATGAGCTGTGAGAGCTGTGTTGATGCTATCCGAAACACCCTGACTGCAGTGGAGG ggatccactcagtggaTATTAATCTGAGCAAGGAGCAGGTTCTCATCGACACGACACTGACGTCCGGGGAAGTGCAGGAGCTGATCGAGGGCACAGGGAGACGGGCAGTGCTGAAAGGGATGGGCCCAGCAACTCTCG GGGACCTGGGCGTGGCTGTTGCGATGCTGGGCCCTGACAGCCCCGTCAAGGGCGCGGTGCGGTTCCTGCAGCTGTCGGAGCAGCAGTGCGTTGTCGAGGGGACGATCGATGGGCTGAGCCCCGGTCTGCATGGATTGCATGTGCACGAATTCGGGGATCTGACCAACTCCTGCTTCAG CTGTGGGAACCACTACAACCCAGGAAAGAACAAGCACGGTGGGCCCCAAGATGCAAATCGG CACGCCGGTGACCTGGGAAACATCAGCGCAAACGAGGTCGGGCGGGCCACCTTCCGATTGCAGGCCGACCGATTGAAG GTCTGGGATATCATCGGCCGATCATTGGTGGTCGACGCTGGCGAGGACGACTTGGGCAGAGGAGGCCACCCTCTGTCCCGAACCACGGGCAACTCCGGAGAGCG GTTGGCCTGTGGAATTATCGCTCGCTCCGCCGGACTCTTCCAGAACCCGAAACAAATCTGCTCGTGCGACGGCGTGACCCTGTGGGAGGAGCGAGACCGACCAATCGCCGGACCAGGACGGAGGTCAACTGACCCGCCTGTGGCCAACCTTTGA